Genomic segment of Apium graveolens cultivar Ventura chromosome 7, ASM990537v1, whole genome shotgun sequence:
attcctttatataagaggaaaaggaagttgaagggacgaaaagcccattgagaacaaaggcccataagaaaaagcccagaaaaaggaatattctagaatattcctagaaattctaaacagggtgtattaagcccagtaatatttggtaaagcccaataaagaagcccagtaatatttggtaaagcccaataatgaggcccagtaatatttgaaaagcccaataaagaggcccagtaatatttgaaaagcccaatagaaaaagccaggcccaaatccaattaggatttggaaaattcaattttagccctaaaagatgtaaggaccaatggagaaggctagaaaaagaccagaatccagaTCCAgatcgtgaatcctgcccgagAACTTTCGAGCAGActcccgaaaataacgggtaataaagaccagaattcaggtcgaaatccaggtcgtgaatcctagtcgaaatccttcgaccaggatgacaaggctgacccctattttcgactaggatccaggtcgaaatttcgactaggatcctggtcgaaaaagggctggaaatctgaaaaatccagaaaattagggaaaatcccagaaaattagggaaaaatcccagaaaattagggaaaatcccagaaaattagggaaaaatcccagaaaattagggaaaatcccagaaaattagggaaaaatccagaaaattagggaaaaatcgcggaaataagggaaaaaattcctggaaattaagataattcctgaataaaaggaaaattcattgtaaatgtgtaggtcgctccacactttacggaaaaacgaaaccctgtaagggaacgaatagacttaacttctgcgaaacctaatcaatgtttcccaaaagttggggggcaaatgatagggataaataaattataattgtataattaaatactgcattaaattgtacaagctgtggactgctaggcccaataaaaagatatatgatactcagaccagaaatgttaagcctgatggaccagatcaggcctgatggaataaaaaaggcccaaaagccctgattattaattaatttcgtaattaattaataaggggaaaatcagatgttgagaagagtcccgataaggatataaatccttagagattagcctcaaggggacctaaaaggataagtaatcagtttcctactatctaggacttcaaagtccattctaattatgagacttgcccaccaagtctcctataccaagtccaattcaaggactcccaacatctatataaggggcctcaccccacaaatcagaactacgttttttggcttgattctctaattcacagagatatgtaggcatctcgtaaaggcagatcgagccacgaaacacgagagcagccattaaaggccttgagctcccgaatcttggtaataaatacagcaaataataaaccttagttttttatccataacaactttgtagttagtagtttttcaaaataaaagtatatatatgttattttacttaatttaacgtaacttaataaattttcaatataatttataaataaataaaatttacatagaatataagtcaattcgtgttagtaGTTTGCCTAGTAGTTTGTAGTtttctaaaaattaaaaataaatataagttgttttacttaatttaacgtaacttaataaattttttatataatttataaatcatttaaaaaatatttttattttatgaaGTAGATAGACGATTGGATGAATACTaactaaaaagaaaataaaattttcaaagaatAGAAGTCGTTTTGTGTTAAAAAAACAAAGTTTATAGAGAATAGAAGTTTTATGTCATATAAATACCAAAATGTTGTATTTTTATACTTTTAGGCTTTAGCACTAAATTATACATaatttcgcttattaataaaggaAAAAGGGAGGTACAAACTGCAAAGTCTATTGAAGGCGAAGTTAAACATATACTCTTCAAAATCTTTGAAAATATATTGTAAAAAGATGGGCCAATCGTATCTACGAAACTAAACGTATATCAGATTCTTTGAAAATATCAGAAGGTAAATTGAAATGTCTTACACACAGGTAGATCCTCAAAAGAACGATCATCTTGAGTTTTCTATTAGAGAGTCTGATAAATGAACCAACTAAAACTACAAAATGAGAGAAATCAAGATGGAAATAATAGCAGAAAGATCAAAACAAGTGAAGCAAAGTTCAAACCAGATTCATGACTCTTTTAACTTTGATTGATCTTGATACCAGCAAGGTGAATTAGATGTCGAAGAACGGAGGAGGTCATGTCAGTTCCATGTTAACCTACTCAGGAAGCAATTTATGAGCAGTCTATCTCGGTATCAGCTTCACAATTACAACTTCATGACGTACAAGTAAAAATGAATCAAACATTGAAAGAGGGCATCAGTATAATTTTCGGTTTTTTATACAAACTAGTCAAGACACAACTCATTTGAGGACCAATGGCTAAAGCTGATGAATAAAAAATCACATTGGCAATGCAAAGTCCGGTCCAGTAGATATAAATGAGGTTTAATTAGACCTTCAAAATGAACTTCTAGATGGATAATATACAGCTGTTGAAAGTCTTAACATGCAGACAAGCATTATGTCTCGAGCACTTAAAGAAGACTAGAAGAGTAGATATCAGCAAGTAGGATGCATTTCTTCCTGTGACCCCGGGGATATTTGTGTCTGTCGAGTTGTTCTCCATTTTTTGCAGAGTAATATGCAACAATCAGCTGAATGTGGTCACAAGTAGCAAAAATAGCTCTTTTTATCATCTACATGTTGACAAGTACAAAAAAAAACCTAAATCAGGTAATATGTATCTCCAGCCTCCATGGTTTTCAGGAATAAAATAAGAGTGACATATGCGTTCTACCGCAACATATTAATATCCAATCTTTAAGTTTGTACATGTTACATTCTTTATTGAATTGTTTGCACCGAAATCTAAGGCAAATGGCACTGAGCTCATGCATGTATAACAAATTTGGTCACACTGTTATTTGCACTTTTTGCTTCAGCACATCTTCTAAATGCAATTTTTACGAGTAGGCTAGGATAATAAATATTGATAGGGCAATTATAGACTGCGAAACTGAATGTATAAATGAATCATGGTGCAACATATGCCATTTTTTACATGGTACGGATTATGCAGTGGCATAAATATGATCAACCATCGGGTGCTTTTGGCCCTGGTCGAGAAGCTTATGGGATGCGACATTACGAGTTGCCGTGGGACATAAAGAAAAGTAGACTGGTGTCAGTGGATTAATGTGAGTTAACAGAAGACATAGTCAAACTTGAAAATCCAGACTAAATGCTTCCAGAGGTCGTCAGAGAGAATTCGATTACAACATCTACATTACGAGGATATATAAACTCCGCAATAATGTACTGGTCTATAACTTACTGCAATTTTCTCAGAAGGTATCACATTTATTTACTGTCTCCGTGTTTTATTTTCAAGAACACTTAAGACAAGAATTTGTTATATATTCACAACTTTTTTGAATACTTCATAATTACAGCTTAATTATGTGGAGGAATTAGCTCATAACTGACGCAAACAAGTATATAAAGTCGGTGAAAATAATTATGATTGGATATTTACGTACAAGAGGTTGCAACATTGATATCATGCCAGTCATCTTGAATGAGCGAGGTCACATTTTGCAATcataaatgatttttttttatgtGGCTATACCTGCTTGCGATTAACGATTTGGATATAGTTATTATGAAGGATTCATATGGTCTACCTTACCACAGCACCATATAAATACGCACATAATCATAGCCTCGCTAAAATACTAAATTCAAACttctaaaataatattatttatttgttTAAGGAAGAACTTACAAACAATTTTGAACAGTCCACTTGAGCGATCACCAGAAATCTTTGCAGGAGCAAGAACCCTGTTTAAAATGGTGAAAGCGATTTGTGTCTCTCAAAATAATCACCCTATTCATCACTTTGGATACATACTTCATCCATATATGACAGTCTAAACATACGCGTAGATTTTTGGTTATCCTAATCGGCATCCTGGATCCGGTGTGGATGAGCCCAAACATTGTTGCAAGCCTTTCACTATGGCCACAAACCCACTCTGTCTTCATTTCATCATTTACATCATGAAGTACAGATCTTGTATCCGGGACATATCCAATTCTTTCCATTGCTTCTGTTAAGTCATTCCAAACTTTTCTGAATTCTTCAGTATCACGAAATGCAGAACTCCCACTAGCAACAAAAGTATGTACCTTATGTTTTACTTGCATCCAGCTACATCCAGGCTCCTTTTCTAGTCCTTCATTTTCCATTAATTTTCTAACGTTTTTAACATTGTCCCACATCATTGCTTTTGCGTAGATGTTTGATAGCATTACATAATTACCCAGGTTACTTGGTTCTAATTCAAACAACTTTGTGGCAATCAACTCCGCCAAGGAAACATTTCCATGAAATCGACATGAATTCAGTAATGAACCCCAGATGCTACTACTTGGCTTCATAGGCATCTTCTTTACAACCTCTAAGGCCTCCTTGATTCTCCCAGATCTACCTAACAAATCAACCAAACAAGCATAATGCTCTAAAGTTGGCTTAATCCCAAACTCCATACTCATTCTCTCAAAAAAATTCTTCCCCTCATTCATAAACCCTGCATGACTGCAACCCGATAATAAGGCGATGAATGTGACCTCATCCGGATAATATCCGGAGTCAATCATTTCAGCAAATAACTTTATTGCTTCTGTCATAAAGCCACTAATTGTATAGCCCTTAAGCACCGTGTTATATGTAGTCACATCTTTACTTACCATCATACGAAACACTCTACTACAATAATCCATTTCCCCACATTTTGCATACACATCCACAAGCGAGTTAAGAACCAAAACATCGGGTTTCCCACATGACTTCACAATCTGCGTATGTATCTCTTTCCCACTATATATAGCTGTAACCTTAGCACACGCAGATAAAACCGTAGTAAGAGTAACCCAACTAAACCCAGTCCCTTCTACCTGCATTTTCCTAAACAACCTAAACGCCTCAAACAACTGACCGCGCTTAACCAACCCATCAATCAACGAGTTCCACGTAACAACATTTCGTTGAGGCATTTCATCAAACAACTTCACAACATCATCAAAACACCCACATTGATTATACAACCTCAAAAGAGAATTAAACACCACCTGATCAACCTCATCACCCGCTTTCACAATCTGCGCATGAACCATTCTCCCAATCCCCACCTCACCCAACTCTGAACACGCCTTCAAAGCAGTCGAAAACCCGAAATTACTAACCCAAACACATTGCCACAACATTTGACAATAAAGCTCCAAACTTTCCCTAAAAAGGCCTTTTCTTGAATACCCAATTGCCATAGCAACCCAAACAGCCTCATCCCTGGATTTCCCATCATCGAAAACTCGACGAGCTTCATCAATTTCACCACATACAGTATAAAGAGTAATAATCTTGCTTTTAATAATGGGGTTTTGAAGAAGATTTTGATGGGTCTTGTTCTTTGATAAAAGAAGTTGAAGATACAATCTTTGACCATGATGTAATGAttttttggaaatgcaagaatgaagaaatgaagaatAAGCATCTAGATTTGGGTCAGTTAAACAAGTGGGATTAGATTCAATTAAGTGAAGAGCTTCATCTAATTTACCAGATTTTGATAAAGATTTAAGAAGATTAGAGGGTGTTTGTGTGGGTTTTTGAGGAGAAATGAAAGGAGTTGAAGTGGCAGTTATGTTAGTTGAGAGACAAATGGCGGGTAAGAACATCATGGCTTTAGTTAGATTTGAGTGTGTGTTTCATATTTTTCCATGTTTGAGGAGGACTTCATTTCTGAGCGAGAAAAAAATAgttgttttttatttttgaaaatagagtttttattttttttttgctaaaatattttttttgcaACCTATTCATTGGGAAAAAAATAAAATCGAAAAGCGAATCAAAATAGTGCAATTgcaagtttttaaaaaaaaatatatatgacTCAAGTTTTGTAGGATGCATGCTTTGTATACATAAACAGGATGAGGTATTACATAAACTTTTGAATAAATAGTATGCTTTCATTAATCGATTAGCTTTATTTGATTTAGATTAGTATATCAACAACTTATTCTGTATAATTACATTAAACAGATACAAAAACTTGCAGGTAAATACTACCGACTATGCACAAGAAATGTGTTATGATGAAAACACTACAATGCTACTGCGGAAGATAGAGTTGCAAGGAAGGAAACCAACAGTTACAGATAGTAACAGCAGATAGCATCCTAACATGTGCACTTCTCTATGAACTACAACATCAATCTGAAACTTCATGCAGCTCATGGTAGGTTTGAGCATTCCGAGCAGAAGAGAAAACTGGTAATGCTGACCCAACGTTCAGGGAATGGGAAGCAAGATCTACActctttttaatcaacaaccaCATGCTATAGATGAATCCAACCCAACCTGGTTCAGTTGTTATAGGAATGAAGATTTATAACATTTGAAAACTTGTAAAGGTCTGTTAACTCGAAGTATTGACTGCTAAAAATGTTAAAATACCAACTCAAATACAAAAACTGTGGAAAATAAATACAAATATTGTTTATCTTATTagataaactaaaataaatataatGAACTAAGGGTAAAGATATAGATGGCcgtacctgcaacaaatatgaCTGCTATGATTGTTGATATGGTAGCAGTGGATATAACAAAAGCAGCTATGAATAATGCTCCAACATATACAGCCGCTACACAGGTAAAGAAAAAAGCCAAGAAGACTCCAGCTGCTGCTATTGACAGGAGAAAAGAGATCACAACAGCATTCATAG
This window contains:
- the LOC141672949 gene encoding pentatricopeptide repeat-containing protein At3g14330, with the translated sequence MMFLPAICLSTNITATSTPFISPQKPTQTPSNLLKSLSKSGKLDEALHLIESNPTCLTDPNLDAYSSFLHSCISKKSLHHGQRLYLQLLLSKNKTHQNLLQNPIIKSKIITLYTVCGEIDEARRVFDDGKSRDEAVWVAMAIGYSRKGLFRESLELYCQMLWQCVWVSNFGFSTALKACSELGEVGIGRMVHAQIVKAGDEVDQVVFNSLLRLYNQCGCFDDVVKLFDEMPQRNVVTWNSLIDGLVKRGQLFEAFRLFRKMQVEGTGFSWVTLTTVLSACAKVTAIYSGKEIHTQIVKSCGKPDVLVLNSLVDVYAKCGEMDYCSRVFRMMVSKDVTTYNTVLKGYTISGFMTEAIKLFAEMIDSGYYPDEVTFIALLSGCSHAGFMNEGKNFFERMSMEFGIKPTLEHYACLVDLLGRSGRIKEALEVVKKMPMKPSSSIWGSLLNSCRFHGNVSLAELIATKLFELEPSNLGNYVMLSNIYAKAMMWDNVKNVRKLMENEGLEKEPGCSWMQVKHKVHTFVASGSSAFRDTEEFRKVWNDLTEAMERIGYVPDTRSVLHDVNDEMKTEWVCGHSERLATMFGLIHTGSRMPIRITKNLRVCLDCHIWMKYVSKVMNRVIILRDTNRFHHFKQGSCSCKDFW